In Posidoniimonas corsicana, the genomic window GTCGGCGCCGCGGGCCGCACCTCCGGCCTGGGCGAGGTGCAGCGGGCGCTCAACGACCTCCGCGGCGCGGTCACCACGGCCGCCAACTCCATCAACTCACGGGCGGAGATCGCGGCGCTGCAGGGGGAAGTCGAGGCATCGCTCGACGCCATCGACCTGGTCGACAGCTACACCGCGGGCCTCCCGGACGACGCGTCGCTCGAGGCGCTCCGCGGGTCGGGCGCGGCCAACCTGCTCGATGGCGACGCCGGCCTCGCCGCCAAAGTTGTCGACGCGCAGCAGGGCGCCGTCGCCCAGGCCGCGGCGGCCGCCGGCGCAGCCAGCCGGACCGACCAGGCCTTGGATGAACTGCGGCAGGACCGGATCGTCATCACCACCGCGACGATCAGCCAGATTGAGGACGCGGACTTCGCCGAGGAGAGCGTGAACCTGGCGGCCGGCCGCGTGCTGTCGCAGGCTTCAGCCGCCGCGCTCGCCTACTCCAGCCGCCAGCAGGCCGAGCAGATCGACGAGCTCATCGCACGGCTGGACGTCCAGGTCGGCTAGCGGATCGGGCGGCACAACGTCTCCGACAACGACGCCCGTGGCGCCCGGATTTGCATTCAGCTTCCCCACTGTGGCAAAATACGGCCCACCTGCCCCAGCGGGCCGCCCGGCCCGCGTCCCTCCTGCCGGCACAGGCGCTACGTGCACAGACTCCCAACGCTTCTGCTCCTCCTGGCCGTCTCCGCTCCGTTCCACGCGGGCCGCTCGCTCGCGGCCGACGCCAGTGCGCCCGCCGATGGCTTCCGCGAGCTGTTCAACGGCAAGAACCTGGACGGCTGGCAGGGCGCCCCCGGCTGGTGGCGGGTCCGCGATGGCGTGCTGCTGGCCGAGAGCACTCCCGAGCGGCCGTGCACCAAGTCGCACTACCTGTACTGGACCGGCGGCGAGCCGGCCGACTTCGAGCTGCGGGCCGTCTACCGGCTGAGCGGCGCGGCCAACTCCGGCGTGCAAGTCCGCAGCGAGCGGCGGCCCGACTTCGACACGTGGGGCTACCAGGCCGACGCCGACTCGGCCAACCAGTACACCGGCTGCCTGTACCAGCACGAACGCGGGCTGGTGGCGCTGCGGGGGCAGCGGGTGGTGATCGACAAAGACGGCGGCAAACGGGTCGAGACTTTTGCCGACGCCGACAAGCTGCTCCAGGCCGTCCGCGACAACGACTGGAATGAGCTGCGGGTCCTGGCCGAGGGCCCCCGCCTGACGCTCTGGATCAACGGCGTGCGGATGTGCGAGGCGACCGACCACCAGCCCCGCTTCGCCCTGCCCCGCGGGATCATCGCCCTGCAGATGCACCAGGGGCCGCCGATGAAGGTCGAGTTCAAGAGTATCCGGCTGCGCGAGCCTGCACGGCCCAGCGACGCCAAACCAACCAACACCACCAAGGCCGAGTAACGGATGTCCAAGCCGACCCTCTCACGCCGCGCCGCCCTCAAGGCCGGCGCCGCCGCCATCGCCGCCCCCACTCTGATCCCCGCGTCCGCCCTCGGCCGCGACGGCGCCGCGCCCCCCAGCGAGACCGTCCGCGTCGGCGTGATCG contains:
- a CDS encoding 3-keto-disaccharide hydrolase, producing MHRLPTLLLLLAVSAPFHAGRSLAADASAPADGFRELFNGKNLDGWQGAPGWWRVRDGVLLAESTPERPCTKSHYLYWTGGEPADFELRAVYRLSGAANSGVQVRSERRPDFDTWGYQADADSANQYTGCLYQHERGLVALRGQRVVIDKDGGKRVETFADADKLLQAVRDNDWNELRVLAEGPRLTLWINGVRMCEATDHQPRFALPRGIIALQMHQGPPMKVEFKSIRLREPARPSDAKPTNTTKAE
- a CDS encoding flagellin: MSIIGPNSSFNSTRLVNQHHRANDRTAKALERLSTGKRINRPSDDPSGFVAVEQLRGELIDLQAEGRAAGFRRVGAAGRTSGLGEVQRALNDLRGAVTTAANSINSRAEIAALQGEVEASLDAIDLVDSYTAGLPDDASLEALRGSGAANLLDGDAGLAAKVVDAQQGAVAQAAAAAGAASRTDQALDELRQDRIVITTATISQIEDADFAEESVNLAAGRVLSQASAAALAYSSRQQAEQIDELIARLDVQVG